From a single Paenibacillus sp. FSL W8-0426 genomic region:
- a CDS encoding XRE family transcriptional regulator, translating to MNAIHIRIGNNLQRIRKHRQLSLDKLADLTKVSKGMLHQIERGETQPTVTTVWKIATGLNISFSSLLKEDEAVVSIATRKEIPDLTEDNGNCRVYLLFPFDPQTRIETFTIILSPTCNYVSLPHNDGVQEYITVISGVFNLQIKDEIYALQEGQAIRFAGNVEHRYINKSDEDVTIQVVMYYAES from the coding sequence TTGAATGCTATACACATCAGGATAGGAAACAACCTGCAACGTATTAGAAAACATAGGCAGTTAAGCTTAGATAAGCTTGCTGATTTAACAAAGGTTAGTAAAGGTATGCTTCATCAAATTGAGCGAGGAGAAACGCAGCCCACAGTGACAACCGTGTGGAAAATTGCTACGGGACTCAATATTTCGTTTTCATCTCTACTTAAAGAGGATGAGGCAGTAGTATCCATTGCAACTCGAAAAGAAATTCCAGATTTAACAGAAGACAATGGAAATTGTAGAGTATACTTGCTGTTTCCGTTTGACCCCCAAACACGTATTGAAACGTTTACGATTATTCTTAGTCCTACTTGTAACTATGTTTCACTCCCACACAATGATGGGGTTCAAGAGTACATCACAGTTATCTCTGGAGTGTTTAATCTACAGATTAAGGATGAAATATACGCCTTACAAGAAGGACAGGCTATAAGATTTGCAGGCAATGTTGAACACCGTTATATAAATAAATCGGACGAAGATGTGACAATACAGGTTGTTATGTATTATGCGGAATCTTAA
- a CDS encoding DUF2262 domain-containing protein, translating to MGTLVYEEISEGYTLREGAVHWILDASDNKVNMQEIIHRAEKLYEGLSEFDQQAKARIAGELVTFKNDFWPEYDEDDPDLDWDRVDAGEYNVSQERFAESIRLLDIVMKQDHIYCEYDDGELFGGHRIHAYFDNDYNLIRADI from the coding sequence ATGGGCACATTGGTTTACGAAGAAATAAGTGAAGGATACACGCTTCGCGAAGGCGCAGTGCACTGGATATTGGATGCATCCGACAACAAGGTAAACATGCAAGAGATAATACACCGGGCTGAGAAGCTGTACGAGGGATTGTCTGAATTTGATCAACAGGCCAAGGCAAGGATCGCGGGTGAGTTAGTGACGTTCAAAAATGATTTCTGGCCAGAGTACGACGAGGATGACCCAGACCTGGACTGGGATCGGGTTGACGCGGGGGAGTATAATGTCAGCCAAGAAAGATTTGCGGAGAGCATCCGACTGTTGGATATTGTGATGAAGCAGGATCATATTTACTGCGAGTATGACGACGGAGAACTGTTTGGCGGTCACCGAATCCATGCGTATTTTGACAATGACTATAATCTGATCCGTGCGGATATTTAA
- a CDS encoding LysR family transcriptional regulator, with protein MRMIKTFQTIVKLGSFQQAAEALQYSQPAITLHMQKLEADLGAKLIHRGKKIELTEAGKIFYARAEMLLREYDFLTHTIADIQQGEAGYVRLGVSEPTASHRLPAILSAFRAHHPKVKLNVRIGDSKLLNELLIDEQLDFAVCPSPEASLDTEFHPLLFEPMALLVYKDHPFAEMNEVRLKDLKDHHLLFTPPNCPIRIRIEQLLKEHIGNDYQAIEISNIRSHKYYVQAKLGITIAPVGTIAPEIPGTTIRKLSDLNVGPLVGILRKRNMPIGSAGTKLMQDIRSALLQRHLHIPEFQPPAPIARAE; from the coding sequence ATGAGAATGATCAAAACCTTTCAGACCATCGTGAAGCTGGGCAGTTTCCAGCAGGCCGCAGAAGCGCTGCAGTATTCTCAGCCAGCGATTACGCTGCACATGCAGAAGCTTGAAGCCGATCTCGGCGCCAAACTGATTCATCGGGGCAAAAAGATCGAGCTGACGGAAGCGGGGAAAATATTCTATGCGCGTGCCGAAATGCTGCTGAGGGAATACGATTTCCTGACACATACCATTGCGGATATTCAACAAGGCGAAGCAGGGTATGTACGGTTAGGCGTTTCGGAGCCTACGGCAAGCCATCGGTTGCCAGCCATCCTCTCCGCATTCAGGGCGCATCATCCCAAAGTCAAACTAAACGTTCGCATCGGGGACAGCAAGCTGCTGAACGAACTTTTGATTGACGAGCAGCTCGATTTCGCCGTTTGCCCTTCACCGGAAGCCAGCCTGGATACCGAGTTTCACCCGCTGCTGTTTGAGCCGATGGCACTGCTCGTATACAAGGACCACCCCTTTGCCGAAATGAATGAAGTCCGTCTTAAGGACCTGAAGGACCACCATCTGTTATTCACGCCTCCCAATTGCCCCATCCGGATCCGCATCGAACAACTGTTGAAAGAACACATCGGAAACGACTATCAGGCCATTGAAATCAGCAATATCCGATCGCACAAGTACTACGTGCAAGCGAAACTGGGGATCACGATCGCTCCGGTGGGAACGATTGCTCCCGAAATTCCTGGTACAACGATAAGAAAACTGTCGGATTTAAACGTCGGACCGCTTGTCGGCATTCTGCGCAAACGCAACATGCCCATAGGCTCTGCGGGGACAAAACTGATGCAGGATATTCGCTCCGCGTTGCTGCAACGCCATTTGCATATTCCCGAATTTCAGCCCCCGGCGCCGATCGCGCGGGCAGAGTAA
- a CDS encoding MFS transporter produces the protein MQKQRVNDQRSVKKIPLPTLPLKRVSPLGPGWTGAITVLSLVTLCNGLVQGYYYLGSRSVADYLIGTSLFLTVILGITGIIAGLLHWAKQMPSRYVWSMLASFCVLSISFFGPIPLTLLVALVMIICFSLLGAVLYRFKAGAYRETKIWKKRTTGAAAAAALILICMLGYWLMSEGKAELTVPYPLQTVKSAEQYRTTLSNPAEPGKFRVKSITYRSDPTSRKDLGEQGMLITEPVDGSAFVDQWAARRTKTFGFGPEAMPLNGTVWYPEGDGPFPLVLIVHGNHLATEPSDPGYAYLGELLASRGFILASIDQNYLNTSPFNDLFMFSVLKGENRARGWLMLEHLKTWEKWNSTEGNPFYGKVNMQRIGLIGHSRGGEAVTTAAAYNEMTSYPEDANIKFDYHFNIRSIVSIAGTDGQYQPAGQPIVLKDVNYLALHGSNDMDVSSFAGANQYHRTQFTGNNGFFKSYVYIYGANHGQFNNEWGKHDGVGLGNMLFNTAELLPEEQQALAAKVLISSFLEATLKDQAGYQTVFQDLGHAREWLPETMYISNYWDANTTTISSYDEDSDPETTTLSGGRLEGESLGGWKEQKMEMAHTVEQYSAVSLEWDHATASSVPAYRVVLPDRGIETTEQSSIVFSLANGNADHDAEDGTNALVDLTVLVEDDQGNAGRLPLSSVSPLLPMFEGSLAKRPFAFFQTTKEPIFQNYAFSLAEFAKTNSNFNPERIRKISFVFDQTAKGNLFIRDIGIRNAKP, from the coding sequence ATGCAAAAACAGAGGGTAAACGACCAGCGTTCCGTTAAAAAAATACCCTTGCCGACATTGCCCCTGAAGCGCGTTTCTCCCCTTGGGCCGGGGTGGACAGGTGCGATCACGGTATTAAGCTTAGTCACGTTATGTAATGGATTGGTGCAAGGATACTACTATTTGGGATCACGAAGCGTTGCGGACTATTTAATCGGGACTTCATTGTTTTTGACCGTAATCCTGGGTATTACCGGAATCATTGCCGGGTTGCTGCATTGGGCAAAACAAATGCCTTCACGATATGTGTGGTCCATGCTTGCTTCGTTCTGTGTGTTGTCGATCAGTTTTTTTGGTCCCATCCCGTTAACGCTGCTGGTTGCTCTAGTAATGATTATTTGCTTTTCCCTGCTCGGTGCGGTGCTCTATCGATTTAAGGCTGGAGCTTATCGGGAAACTAAGATCTGGAAAAAACGGACGACAGGAGCAGCTGCCGCAGCGGCTCTCATTCTGATCTGCATGCTGGGGTACTGGCTCATGAGTGAAGGCAAAGCTGAGCTAACCGTGCCGTATCCGTTACAAACCGTCAAATCGGCGGAACAATACCGCACGACATTATCCAATCCGGCGGAGCCTGGGAAATTCCGCGTGAAATCGATAACCTACCGAAGCGATCCAACATCTCGCAAAGATCTCGGAGAACAAGGCATGCTTATAACCGAACCCGTCGACGGTTCAGCCTTTGTGGACCAATGGGCGGCGAGACGCACAAAAACGTTCGGTTTCGGGCCGGAAGCGATGCCGTTAAACGGGACGGTCTGGTATCCCGAAGGCGACGGTCCGTTCCCGCTGGTGTTGATCGTACACGGCAATCACCTTGCGACGGAGCCTTCCGACCCGGGTTATGCTTATTTGGGCGAGCTGCTGGCAAGCCGGGGATTCATCCTGGCTTCCATCGATCAAAACTACCTGAACACTTCTCCATTCAACGACCTGTTCATGTTCAGCGTTCTGAAAGGAGAGAATCGCGCCAGGGGATGGCTGATGCTGGAGCATCTCAAGACATGGGAGAAATGGAACTCCACCGAAGGCAATCCGTTCTATGGCAAGGTGAATATGCAGCGCATCGGGCTGATCGGACATTCCCGGGGCGGCGAAGCCGTCACCACGGCGGCGGCTTACAATGAAATGACATCCTATCCCGAGGATGCCAACATCAAGTTCGACTACCATTTCAACATCCGTTCCATCGTTTCGATTGCCGGCACCGATGGGCAATATCAACCGGCCGGACAACCGATCGTCTTGAAAGACGTGAACTATCTGGCCCTGCACGGTTCAAACGATATGGACGTCTCTTCGTTTGCCGGAGCAAATCAGTATCACCGGACCCAATTTACGGGTAACAACGGATTTTTCAAATCCTATGTGTACATCTACGGAGCCAACCATGGACAATTCAACAACGAGTGGGGCAAACACGATGGTGTCGGCTTGGGAAACATGCTGTTCAATACGGCCGAGCTTCTTCCCGAGGAGCAGCAAGCACTGGCGGCAAAGGTGCTGATTTCGTCTTTTTTGGAAGCCACGCTGAAGGATCAAGCCGGGTACCAAACCGTGTTTCAGGATCTTGGGCACGCCAGGGAATGGCTGCCCGAGACGATGTATATCAGCAATTATTGGGATGCAAATACAACAACGATCAGCAGTTATGACGAGGACAGCGATCCTGAGACGACCACGTTGTCGGGGGGCCGCTTGGAAGGAGAGTCGCTTGGGGGATGGAAGGAGCAGAAGATGGAGATGGCCCATACGGTCGAGCAGTATAGCGCCGTTTCCCTGGAGTGGGATCACGCGACAGCTTCTTCCGTCCCTGCCTACAGGGTCGTTTTGCCTGATCGGGGAATCGAAACGACCGAGCAGAGTTCCATCGTGTTCTCCCTGGCTAACGGGAATGCGGATCATGATGCAGAAGACGGAACAAACGCGCTGGTCGATCTAACCGTTTTGGTTGAAGATGACCAAGGAAATGCCGGCCGTTTGCCGCTAAGCAGCGTTTCTCCCCTGCTGCCGATGTTCGAAGGGTCGCTTGCCAAACGGCCGTTTGCTTTCTTTCAGACAACCAAGGAGCCGATTTTTCAGAATTATGCCTTCAGCCTGGCCGAGTTCGCCAAGACCAACTCTAATTTTAACCCGGAACGAATCCGCAAAATCAGCTTTGTGTTCGATCAGACGGCCAAAGGAAACCTATTCATCCGGGACATTGGCATCCGCAACGCCAAGCCGTAG
- a CDS encoding GNAT family N-acetyltransferase gives MDMQVNMRWAAKEDQDRLADLRAVVLYDDLNRLGKYDDVNVRARFRKTFDPEHTWIIEVDGNEAGCVALKPKGEDAYLLEHFYIDPAYQGRRIGTHVLKTLLARAEVQGRIVHLNVLQGSPARRLYERFGFAVDSEDEVDVFMSVRSSE, from the coding sequence ATGGATATGCAGGTGAACATGCGATGGGCCGCAAAGGAAGATCAGGACAGGCTCGCCGATCTGCGGGCGGTTGTGTTGTATGACGATTTAAACCGCTTGGGCAAATATGACGATGTGAACGTGCGCGCGCGGTTCCGAAAGACATTCGATCCTGAGCATACGTGGATCATTGAGGTGGACGGGAATGAGGCCGGATGCGTGGCGCTGAAGCCGAAGGGCGAAGATGCGTATTTACTGGAACATTTCTACATTGATCCTGCGTATCAGGGCAGGCGCATCGGTACACACGTGCTGAAGACATTGCTTGCGAGAGCCGAGGTGCAGGGGCGGATCGTTCATCTGAACGTCCTGCAAGGCAGTCCGGCACGGCGGTTGTACGAACGTTTCGGTTTTGCGGTGGACAGCGAGGATGAGGTGGACGTGTTTATGTCTGTACGGAGTTCTGAATAA
- a CDS encoding MarR family transcriptional regulator produces MKDFQADLTERERLELALGEQIQALISASHALHVQTAARFDAALQPAAFHLIRWLYSHGRASAAALAEATAMDRSSVSRLIKQLEQAGYVSREVSPEDRRGVLLSLTEQGRQQTIEALKEKEDAFYGRISHWDDQRLTDFTQMLREFNGMEK; encoded by the coding sequence ATGAAGGATTTTCAAGCGGATCTAACTGAACGGGAACGGTTGGAACTCGCGCTCGGAGAGCAGATCCAAGCGTTAATCAGCGCGTCGCATGCACTGCATGTGCAAACGGCGGCACGCTTCGACGCAGCCCTCCAACCTGCGGCATTTCACCTGATTCGCTGGCTGTATTCCCACGGCCGGGCGAGCGCGGCTGCGTTGGCCGAAGCGACGGCCATGGACCGCAGCTCAGTCAGTCGTTTGATTAAACAGCTGGAGCAAGCCGGTTACGTCAGCCGTGAGGTATCTCCGGAAGACCGCCGCGGCGTGCTGCTCTCGCTCACGGAGCAGGGACGGCAGCAGACGATCGAGGCGCTGAAGGAAAAGGAGGATGCGTTTTACGGGCGAATTTCCCATTGGGATGACCAGCGCTTGACTGATTTTACACAGATGCTGAGGGAGTTTAACGGAATGGAGAAATAG
- a CDS encoding dipeptide ABC transporter ATP-binding protein: MSTLSEEQPLLHIDGLTKHFPVKSSLGRTTGQVKAVNGVSFDVHAGQTFGLVGESGCGKSTLGRTILRLIEPTSGNAVYDGTDIFGLGRSQLRSYRQHMQMVFQDPYTSLDPRKRVGYTIEEPLLIHRKGSKRQRTEKALELLYKVGFNEEHYSRYPHEFSGGQRQRLGIAKALALDPKLIICDEPVSALDVSIQSQVINLLEEVQQESGIAYLFIAHDLSVVRHIADRIGVMYLGHMVEQGQTEELFADPLHPYTKSLLSAVPVPNPRLKRERVVLSGEIPSPLNPPSGCVFHTRCPYAMDVCRAVVPDNLAVAPGREVQCHLYQH; the protein is encoded by the coding sequence ATGAGCACATTGTCTGAGGAGCAGCCGCTGCTGCATATCGACGGATTGACCAAACATTTTCCGGTGAAATCGTCTCTGGGCAGAACGACGGGCCAAGTCAAGGCTGTGAACGGTGTATCTTTTGACGTCCATGCCGGGCAAACCTTCGGACTTGTGGGCGAGTCGGGCTGCGGCAAAAGCACGCTCGGCCGAACGATCCTTCGATTGATCGAACCGACGTCCGGAAACGCCGTTTATGACGGTACGGACATTTTCGGCCTAGGCAGAAGCCAGCTTCGAAGTTACCGCCAGCATATGCAGATGGTATTCCAGGACCCGTACACTTCGCTTGATCCGCGCAAGCGCGTTGGTTACACCATTGAGGAGCCATTGCTGATTCACCGCAAAGGCAGCAAGCGGCAACGGACCGAGAAAGCGTTGGAGCTGCTGTACAAAGTAGGTTTCAACGAGGAGCATTACAGTCGTTATCCGCACGAGTTCTCAGGCGGACAGCGCCAGCGTCTGGGCATTGCCAAAGCGCTGGCGCTCGATCCCAAGCTCATCATCTGTGACGAGCCGGTATCGGCGTTGGATGTCTCCATCCAATCGCAAGTCATTAATCTGCTGGAAGAAGTGCAGCAGGAGAGCGGCATCGCGTATCTGTTTATTGCGCATGATCTGAGCGTGGTACGACACATTGCCGATCGGATCGGAGTGATGTATTTGGGGCATATGGTCGAACAAGGACAGACGGAAGAACTGTTTGCCGATCCGCTGCATCCGTATACAAAATCACTGCTGTCGGCCGTGCCCGTGCCGAATCCGCGCCTGAAGAGAGAGCGGGTCGTCTTGAGCGGAGAAATTCCTTCTCCGCTGAACCCGCCGTCCGGATGCGTGTTTCACACCCGCTGTCCCTATGCGATGGATGTGTGCAGAGCCGTCGTGCCGGACAATCTTGCCGTTGCCCCGGGCAGGGAGGTACAGTGCCACCTATATCAACACTGA
- a CDS encoding SDR family NAD(P)-dependent oxidoreductase gives MPDHRFIGKKVVITGAAGVFGCWIARAYAAEGARLFLTDLREEPLRNAASSLEAVEVHTHAADLTDESSADGLIAAVQQHWGAPDIVINNAGIYPYRTLMEMDLKQWNETLDLNLAAPFLLTQRFAKRMIENEVPGSFINISSGAASTAGVGMGNYSVSKVGLEMLTKTFALELAPYHIRVNAVVPGYAPGSEVSVMTEEHTEMMIRITPLGRTSGPDDAPQAILYLTSEQASFITGAVLTVDGGRTAGRLK, from the coding sequence ATGCCAGATCATCGATTCATTGGCAAAAAAGTAGTGATTACCGGGGCGGCAGGCGTGTTCGGCTGCTGGATTGCACGTGCTTATGCCGCTGAAGGAGCAAGGCTGTTTTTGACGGATCTACGCGAGGAGCCGTTGCGAAATGCTGCTTCTTCGTTGGAGGCGGTGGAGGTTCATACGCATGCGGCCGACCTTACCGACGAGAGTTCTGCGGACGGGTTGATCGCAGCGGTACAGCAGCATTGGGGGGCGCCCGATATCGTTATCAATAATGCGGGTATCTATCCATATCGGACATTGATGGAGATGGACCTGAAACAATGGAACGAGACGCTGGACCTGAATCTGGCCGCCCCGTTCCTGTTGACCCAGCGTTTTGCCAAACGGATGATCGAGAACGAAGTGCCGGGTTCGTTTATCAACATTAGTTCAGGGGCCGCCAGCACGGCTGGCGTAGGTATGGGCAATTATTCGGTTTCCAAGGTTGGTTTGGAAATGCTGACCAAAACGTTTGCGCTGGAGCTGGCCCCGTACCATATTAGAGTGAACGCGGTAGTTCCCGGTTACGCTCCGGGCAGCGAGGTAAGCGTGATGACGGAAGAGCACACGGAAATGATGATTCGTATTACGCCGCTTGGTCGCACTTCGGGGCCGGATGACGCGCCGCAAGCCATTTTGTATCTGACATCGGAACAGGCCAGCTTTATTACAGGGGCTGTGTTAACGGTGGATGGCGGACGTACGGCAGGGAGACTGAAGTAG
- a CDS encoding YbaK/EbsC family protein codes for MTSQLKDSAQQVQNKLIELGYANKVIELPDSTRTAQEAADTIGCEVAHIAKSIIFRLKNNDKPLLVIASGVNRINEKQINTHLNDNLGKADADFVRKHTGFVIGGVPPLGHKESIITLIDEDLLQFREIWAAAGHPRAVFQLTPEELVQMTKGRVICVK; via the coding sequence TTGACAAGTCAACTTAAAGATAGTGCACAACAGGTGCAAAACAAACTAATAGAGTTGGGATATGCAAATAAAGTTATAGAACTACCTGACAGTACACGAACTGCACAGGAAGCTGCCGATACGATAGGTTGCGAGGTTGCACATATAGCTAAGTCAATTATCTTTCGACTCAAAAATAACGATAAACCCTTATTGGTGATAGCCAGTGGAGTAAATCGAATTAATGAAAAGCAAATTAACACCCATCTGAATGACAATTTAGGAAAAGCTGACGCTGATTTTGTACGTAAACACACAGGATTTGTTATTGGAGGCGTACCCCCTTTAGGACATAAAGAGTCAATCATCACTCTTATTGATGAAGACTTGTTACAATTTAGAGAGATATGGGCTGCTGCCGGACATCCAAGAGCAGTGTTTCAATTAACACCTGAAGAATTAGTGCAAATGACAAAAGGACGAGTAATCTGTGTTAAATAA
- a CDS encoding amidohydrolase, producing MSFACVAEKWKDEAIRLRRQLHQHPELGHQEFETARTVAEFLQGAGLEVRTGVGGTGVVGLLHGSRPGKVLALRADMDALPMEEKTGLPFASLNPGVMHACGHDVHTAILLGTAAALSEYREQLHGTVKFIFQPAEEVRGGATDLIADGVLHNPKVDAIAALHVWPNLPAGTVGIRKGPMLAAADAFDIRITGKGGHAAYPHQTVDAVVIAAQVISALQTIVSRNASPLDSVVLSITKLQSNSKAYNIIADEVLLAGTVRTHRTETRDALPERIRQLVQRVAEGFGGQAELTYYRGGSPVVNDDRFVDVIRQAGEAIVGREAVVELLEPSMGAEDFGAYLEHVPGAMFRLGTVSAEDARSQLPLHSDSIIFDERAIFTGIAILGETALRYLGGNSQDDLVIGVAGKVGDARD from the coding sequence ATGAGCTTTGCATGCGTTGCCGAAAAGTGGAAGGATGAAGCGATCCGGCTGCGCCGCCAGTTGCATCAGCATCCTGAACTGGGACATCAGGAATTCGAGACGGCCCGTACCGTTGCGGAGTTTCTGCAGGGAGCCGGTCTGGAAGTGCGGACCGGCGTCGGCGGCACGGGTGTCGTGGGGCTGCTTCATGGAAGCAGGCCGGGAAAGGTGCTGGCACTGCGGGCAGACATGGATGCACTACCGATGGAGGAAAAAACAGGCTTGCCCTTCGCCAGCCTTAATCCGGGGGTGATGCATGCCTGCGGACATGACGTACACACGGCTATTCTATTAGGCACGGCCGCGGCGCTGAGCGAATACCGCGAACAATTGCATGGCACGGTGAAGTTCATATTTCAGCCTGCCGAGGAAGTGAGAGGAGGCGCAACCGACTTAATCGCAGACGGTGTGCTGCACAACCCGAAGGTGGACGCCATTGCGGCCCTTCATGTATGGCCGAACTTGCCTGCGGGAACGGTTGGTATCCGAAAAGGACCGATGCTGGCTGCGGCGGACGCGTTCGATATACGCATCACGGGTAAAGGAGGCCATGCTGCTTATCCCCATCAGACCGTGGATGCCGTCGTGATCGCGGCCCAGGTTATCAGTGCTTTGCAGACGATCGTGTCCAGAAATGCTTCGCCGCTCGATTCCGTCGTGTTGTCGATTACGAAGCTTCAAAGCAACAGCAAGGCGTACAATATCATTGCCGATGAAGTGCTGTTGGCGGGCACCGTCCGCACGCACCGCACCGAAACGCGCGATGCGCTGCCGGAGCGTATCCGGCAATTGGTTCAGCGCGTTGCCGAAGGCTTCGGGGGACAAGCCGAATTGACGTATTATCGGGGAGGCTCGCCCGTCGTAAACGACGATCGGTTCGTGGACGTGATCCGTCAGGCCGGAGAGGCCATCGTGGGGCGGGAAGCTGTCGTTGAACTGCTGGAACCCTCCATGGGGGCCGAAGATTTCGGGGCTTATCTGGAGCATGTGCCGGGTGCGATGTTCCGCTTGGGGACCGTATCGGCGGAAGACGCCAGGTCACAGCTGCCTTTGCACAGCGATTCGATCATCTTTGACGAGCGCGCGATCTTCACGGGCATCGCGATCCTTGGGGAAACGGCGCTACGCTACCTTGGAGGGAATTCGCAGGACGACCTCGTCATCGGGGTGGCCGGAAAGGTGGGCGATGCCCGTGACTGA
- a CDS encoding M28 family peptidase has translation MTERKPPIGKAGTGYWTEREREKEQAERVRQTALETILGSIDAGCLTVYNENVAKEIRLSGSAEELRAFEYIRDTLEGFGLEPKLEFHDAFISLPGHAELIVGSVAYDAITHAMSASTARLDVPLQYVDAQAIGDHEFNGGAAVVHGLANWTVLDRLQQQGASAAIFINNGTYTHEMIVSAVWGNPASLEDRYPVIPVLSVNRTDGERIKAQLESGNDGIVHAVIQTEVTTGWLPIPTLTAEIRGQAEPEQFILFSGHVDSWHYGAMDNGSANAVMLETARVLSLYRERLRRSVRLAFWSGHSHGRYAGSALYSDLHWEELYENGVLHVNIDSVGAVGAVSLGAANTMAETRSLCADAVRVVTEEPFRGSPFGRAGDQSFWGVGLPSVFMGLSYQPDGWFGWWWHTTEDTLDKLDPAHLVRDCKVYAAAIYHAASAPIVPIDQREAVHALQDRVNAYAKLAGEHLDFGRIELRLRQLDQTVDAFYRLVASVSPGLSEPGLRVANRVVLGLSRILVPLNYVRGSVYGHDPAISQPLVPALADAELLAASTPGSDVYYRLRTGLVREMNRFGHELKRAEHLVAAGMDELEKAEAPAHVGNH, from the coding sequence GTGACTGAACGGAAACCACCGATCGGGAAGGCAGGAACGGGGTATTGGACGGAGCGAGAAAGGGAAAAGGAACAGGCTGAACGAGTGCGCCAGACAGCGCTGGAAACCATCCTCGGCAGCATTGATGCTGGCTGTTTGACCGTATATAACGAAAACGTGGCTAAGGAAATACGTCTCTCAGGCTCGGCTGAGGAATTGCGTGCCTTCGAGTACATCCGTGATACGCTGGAGGGTTTCGGGTTGGAGCCAAAGCTGGAATTCCACGACGCGTTCATCAGCTTGCCAGGACACGCGGAACTGATCGTGGGCAGCGTCGCTTACGATGCCATTACGCATGCCATGTCGGCATCGACCGCGCGGTTGGACGTACCGCTTCAATATGTGGACGCGCAGGCCATCGGCGATCATGAGTTCAACGGAGGCGCTGCCGTTGTGCACGGCTTGGCGAACTGGACCGTGTTGGACCGACTTCAGCAGCAAGGAGCGAGCGCCGCGATTTTCATCAACAACGGGACGTACACCCATGAAATGATCGTATCGGCGGTATGGGGCAACCCTGCGTCTTTGGAAGACAGATACCCGGTTATTCCGGTCCTGTCTGTCAACCGGACGGATGGTGAACGAATCAAAGCCCAGCTGGAAAGCGGAAACGATGGCATCGTTCACGCTGTGATCCAGACGGAAGTAACGACCGGCTGGCTCCCTATTCCGACGTTGACGGCGGAAATCCGCGGACAGGCGGAGCCCGAGCAGTTCATTCTGTTCAGCGGCCATGTGGATTCCTGGCATTACGGCGCCATGGATAACGGTTCGGCCAATGCCGTCATGCTGGAGACGGCCCGCGTCCTCTCGTTGTACCGGGAACGTCTGCGGCGAAGCGTCAGGCTGGCCTTCTGGTCCGGCCATTCGCACGGCAGGTATGCAGGCTCTGCGTTATACAGCGATTTGCATTGGGAAGAGCTGTACGAGAATGGCGTACTGCACGTTAACATCGACTCGGTGGGTGCCGTTGGCGCGGTTAGCCTCGGTGCAGCCAACACGATGGCGGAGACGCGCTCCTTGTGCGCAGACGCTGTCCGCGTCGTCACGGAGGAACCCTTTCGCGGGTCGCCTTTCGGCCGGGCTGGTGACCAATCTTTCTGGGGAGTCGGCTTGCCATCGGTCTTCATGGGTTTGTCCTACCAGCCCGACGGTTGGTTCGGCTGGTGGTGGCATACCACCGAGGATACGCTCGACAAGCTGGACCCGGCGCATCTGGTACGCGATTGCAAAGTATATGCCGCTGCCATCTACCATGCCGCATCCGCGCCGATCGTGCCCATCGACCAGCGTGAAGCCGTTCATGCCCTGCAGGACAGGGTGAATGCCTATGCCAAACTGGCGGGAGAGCACCTCGACTTTGGACGTATCGAGCTTCGGCTTCGGCAGCTTGACCAGACGGTGGACGCATTCTATCGGTTGGTTGCTTCGGTCTCGCCGGGGTTGTCCGAACCGGGCCTTCGGGTTGCGAACCGGGTTGTGCTGGGACTCAGCCGCATATTGGTGCCCCTCAATTATGTCCGGGGCAGCGTGTATGGGCATGATCCGGCGATCAGCCAGCCGCTCGTACCGGCATTGGCGGATGCCGAGCTTCTGGCAGCATCCACTCCAGGCAGCGATGTTTATTATCGGTTGCGAACCGGGTTGGTGCGTGAAATGAACCGGTTCGGCCATGAGTTGAAACGAGCGGAACATTTGGTTGCTGCCGGAATGGACGAGTTGGAGAAAGCGGAAGCTCCCGCACATGTCGGGAACCATTGA